From Kineosporia succinea, the proteins below share one genomic window:
- a CDS encoding ABC transporter permease — protein MTVQPPVPTNRSLDQVIPQRTRRGRPATAARLLHCLPFTAVLFLAAFGPLLTTHSPTDVSGAGSGGPSGTHWFGTDANGLDVYSRVVDAFQLDVVVALVITAIATGVGIGLGLVTGMYESRRSFLGFVARTLARGLDIVQSIPVMIAGLVIVSFFGRNVGVITLALAAVITPFQARLMRTEVLRTRSAGYVDAARMSGESESTLLLRHVLPNSWGPTLENMSTVFAMAIIFNAALGFLGAGVPVPTPEWGSMLALGAPDAAVGRWWPVLFPALALAFSVWAASLVVPVLTARTVRR, from the coding sequence ATGACCGTGCAGCCCCCGGTCCCCACCAACCGCTCCCTGGACCAGGTGATCCCCCAGCGCACGCGTCGTGGCCGGCCCGCAACCGCAGCCCGGCTCCTGCACTGCCTGCCCTTCACCGCCGTCCTGTTCCTGGCGGCCTTCGGGCCGCTGCTGACGACGCACAGCCCGACCGACGTCTCGGGAGCCGGCTCCGGCGGCCCCTCCGGCACCCACTGGTTCGGCACCGACGCCAATGGGCTCGACGTCTACTCCCGTGTGGTCGACGCCTTCCAGCTCGACGTCGTCGTCGCCCTCGTCATCACCGCGATCGCCACCGGCGTCGGGATCGGCCTCGGCCTGGTGACCGGGATGTACGAGTCACGGCGCTCGTTCCTGGGTTTCGTCGCCCGGACCCTGGCCCGCGGCCTCGACATCGTGCAGTCCATCCCCGTCATGATCGCCGGTCTGGTGATCGTCTCGTTCTTCGGACGCAACGTCGGCGTCATCACCCTGGCCCTGGCCGCCGTGATCACCCCGTTCCAGGCCCGGCTCATGCGCACGGAGGTGCTTCGCACCCGATCGGCCGGCTACGTCGACGCCGCCCGGATGTCGGGCGAGTCGGAGTCCACGCTGCTGCTGCGCCACGTGCTGCCCAACTCCTGGGGACCGACGCTGGAGAACATGTCGACCGTGTTCGCGATGGCGATCATCTTCAACGCGGCCCTGGGATTCCTGGGCGCCGGTGTCCCGGTGCCGACGCCGGAATGGGGCAGCATGCTCGCCCTCGGAGCCCCCGACGCCGCCGTGGGCCGCTGGTGGCCCGTGCTCTTCCCGGCTCTCGCCCTCGCCTTCTCGGTGTGGGCCGCGTCCCTGGTCGTCCCGGTGCTGACCGCGCGCACCGTCAGGCGCTGA
- a CDS encoding ABC transporter substrate-binding protein, whose amino-acid sequence MNARTSINRRGLLVTALAATAAVTLAACTGGSGTAQAAGDTVVIVTAAQPPSFSYETSVTGYEAAEFNANTGATLVRNPYIAASGSEAAHQDYYTFEPLLAKSYDVSDDKLTYTFHLDTEASSGQGNKLSADDVIFSMQRKYKVKTSVVPFLTAPILTDPDQQVKKIDDATVSITVAKPQYGFTLLALLANVPFNIYDSTVLKEHATADDPYAVKWSEQTGTFGFGAYKLTSYVPGEQMVYEANTGYALGAPKVKRIVQRVVADAGQRANLVTSGDAQIATQLRPADQAGMISAKSAQVFTVPTNSWVFMNMVTTAAPFDNLVVRRALSLAVPYDDIAKNVYKDRMTPFTTMLSDQAPGWSGEGLKAKETNVEEAKKLLAEAGVSTPVKFELTVNNAVPDLQEAAVQIQSAAKAAGFEISVNAVSSAEFQSGLATHAFQAMMQRDWAVVQSPAYVLPLFYTPGSPVDWSDWDYPPMVKAVAAGNAASDPLSADGGKAWNEAEQILASQLPTIYMGDVQPLNAFANGVGGYVFRSDNVIDYSQLSLNG is encoded by the coding sequence ATGAACGCAAGAACTTCGATCAACCGCCGAGGGCTGCTGGTCACGGCCCTCGCCGCGACCGCCGCCGTCACGCTCGCCGCCTGCACCGGCGGCTCCGGCACCGCTCAGGCCGCCGGCGACACGGTCGTGATCGTCACGGCCGCGCAGCCGCCGAGCTTCAGCTACGAGACCAGTGTGACCGGTTACGAGGCAGCGGAATTCAACGCCAACACCGGCGCCACCCTCGTGCGTAACCCCTACATCGCCGCCAGCGGCAGCGAGGCCGCCCACCAGGACTACTACACGTTCGAGCCGCTGCTCGCCAAGAGCTACGACGTCAGCGACGACAAGCTCACGTACACCTTCCATCTCGACACCGAGGCCAGCAGCGGCCAGGGGAACAAGCTCAGCGCGGACGACGTCATCTTCTCGATGCAGCGCAAGTACAAGGTGAAGACCAGCGTCGTGCCGTTCCTGACCGCGCCCATCCTCACCGACCCCGACCAGCAGGTGAAGAAGATCGACGACGCCACGGTCTCGATCACGGTGGCCAAGCCGCAGTACGGCTTCACGCTCCTGGCCCTGCTGGCGAACGTCCCCTTCAACATCTACGACTCCACCGTGCTGAAGGAACACGCGACCGCCGACGACCCCTACGCGGTGAAGTGGTCCGAGCAGACCGGTACCTTCGGTTTCGGCGCCTACAAGCTCACCTCGTACGTTCCGGGTGAGCAGATGGTCTACGAGGCCAACACCGGGTACGCGCTGGGTGCGCCGAAGGTCAAGCGCATCGTGCAGCGGGTGGTGGCGGACGCCGGCCAGCGGGCCAACCTGGTCACCTCGGGTGACGCCCAGATCGCGACCCAGCTCCGGCCGGCCGACCAGGCCGGCATGATCTCCGCGAAGTCGGCCCAGGTGTTCACCGTCCCGACCAACTCGTGGGTCTTCATGAACATGGTGACGACCGCCGCGCCCTTCGACAACCTGGTCGTGCGCCGGGCACTCTCGCTCGCGGTGCCGTACGACGACATCGCCAAGAACGTCTACAAGGACCGCATGACGCCCTTCACCACCATGCTGTCCGACCAGGCCCCGGGCTGGAGCGGCGAGGGCCTGAAGGCGAAGGAGACGAACGTCGAGGAGGCCAAGAAGCTCCTGGCCGAGGCCGGTGTGAGCACCCCGGTGAAGTTCGAGCTCACGGTCAACAACGCCGTTCCGGACCTGCAGGAGGCCGCCGTCCAGATCCAGAGCGCGGCCAAGGCGGCGGGTTTCGAGATCTCGGTGAACGCGGTCAGCTCCGCCGAGTTCCAGTCCGGCCTGGCCACCCACGCGTTCCAGGCCATGATGCAACGGGACTGGGCCGTGGTGCAGTCACCGGCCTACGTGCTGCCCCTCTTCTACACCCCCGGCTCGCCGGTCGACTGGTCGGACTGGGACTACCCGCCCATGGTCAAGGCCGTCGCCGCCGGCAACGCCGCGAGTGACCCGCTCTCCGCGGACGGCGGCAAGGCCTGGAACGAGGCCGAGCAGATCCTGGCCTCGCAACTGCCGACCATCTACATGGGAGATGTCCAGCCCCTCAACGCCTTCGCCAACGGCGTCGGTGGATACGTCTTCCGCAGTGACAACGTCATCGACTACTCGCAGCTCAGCCTGAACGGCTGA
- a CDS encoding ABC transporter ATP-binding protein translates to MTARITCEDIVKSYGRKAAVRGVSFTVGPGARVGIVGESGSGKSTVAKIIVGLEKPSSGRVLIDGREVASLMSTRKGVLEYRRAVQLVAQDTTSTFDARHPVRQSLRTPAQILGGLDVRQADEAIENITHEIGISPELVDRFPAELSGGQRQRMAIARALVIRPDVLVCDEAVSALDVSVQGAVLNFLKRYSQQHGASVLSVSHGLPATAFLTDELVVMNAGTVMETGPTRALLADPQNAYTRMLVGAYRDIESLAP, encoded by the coding sequence ATGACCGCGCGGATCACCTGCGAGGACATCGTCAAGTCGTACGGCCGCAAGGCCGCCGTGCGGGGAGTCTCGTTCACCGTCGGGCCGGGGGCGCGGGTCGGCATCGTCGGCGAGAGCGGTTCGGGCAAGTCCACGGTGGCGAAAATCATCGTGGGGCTGGAGAAGCCCAGCTCCGGCCGGGTCCTGATCGACGGCCGCGAGGTGGCCTCGCTGATGTCGACCCGCAAGGGGGTCCTGGAGTACCGCCGCGCGGTGCAACTGGTGGCCCAGGACACGACCTCCACCTTCGACGCCCGGCACCCGGTGCGGCAGTCGCTCCGCACCCCCGCCCAGATCCTCGGCGGCCTGGACGTCCGGCAGGCGGACGAGGCGATCGAGAACATCACCCACGAGATCGGGATCTCGCCGGAGCTCGTGGACCGCTTCCCGGCCGAGCTGTCCGGTGGGCAGCGCCAGCGGATGGCGATCGCCCGGGCCCTCGTCATCCGTCCCGACGTCCTCGTCTGCGACGAGGCGGTCAGCGCACTCGACGTCTCGGTGCAGGGCGCCGTGCTGAACTTCCTGAAACGCTATTCGCAACAGCACGGCGCCTCCGTGCTCTCGGTCTCGCACGGCCTGCCCGCCACCGCCTTCCTCACCGACGAACTGGTCGTGATGAACGCCGGAACCGTGATGGAGACCGGCCCCACCCGTGCCCTGCTCGCCGACCCGCAGAACGCCTACACCCGCATGCTGGTGGGCGCCTACCGCGACATAGAGAGCCTCGCCCCATGA
- a CDS encoding ABC transporter permease, protein MNDSLTPATTVAPAGRAETPPVRTRRISLAGLRPLGRTVVNFLIFVLLAFFLVKLIPGDPVVVATGGRLSGEQLEAAREVYGLDGSWWQQLVDYLRQLATLDLGNSIATGRPISDELLVRIPSTLELVLTGLAASTVVALLLSHYVVTHRAAWLSKALTVYARSAGALPEYVVGIAFLFIFYAKLHWAPAPSGRLDPILLRPPATTNFPILDALLAGDTVAAASYVSHLVLPVLVMVFAHTPLLMKMLILSLDESIDDPATKFRVASGAPRSMVLASVYRRALPSMVATLGMLFGMFLGGAVVLEALFGLGGLGQYAVDAVNASDVFALRSFLLATAALCLLIYLLVDLAIMLLDPRRRAGVDRKDL, encoded by the coding sequence ATGAATGACAGCCTGACCCCGGCCACGACCGTGGCGCCCGCCGGCCGGGCCGAGACGCCCCCGGTGCGGACCCGTCGGATCTCACTGGCGGGCCTGCGGCCGCTCGGCCGCACCGTGGTCAACTTCCTGATCTTCGTGCTGCTGGCCTTCTTCCTGGTGAAGCTGATTCCGGGCGACCCGGTCGTCGTGGCCACCGGAGGGCGGCTCTCGGGAGAGCAACTCGAGGCCGCCCGTGAGGTCTACGGTCTCGACGGATCCTGGTGGCAGCAGCTTGTCGACTACCTCCGCCAGCTCGCGACCCTGGATCTGGGCAACTCCATCGCGACCGGCCGACCGATCTCCGACGAACTCCTGGTGCGCATCCCCTCGACACTCGAGCTCGTGCTCACCGGCCTGGCCGCCTCCACCGTCGTGGCGCTCCTGCTCTCCCACTACGTCGTCACCCACCGGGCCGCCTGGCTGTCCAAAGCGCTGACGGTCTACGCTCGTTCGGCGGGAGCGCTGCCCGAGTACGTGGTCGGGATCGCCTTCCTGTTCATCTTCTACGCCAAGCTCCACTGGGCCCCCGCGCCCAGCGGCCGGCTCGATCCGATCCTGCTCCGTCCCCCGGCCACCACGAACTTCCCGATTCTGGACGCCCTGCTGGCCGGGGACACCGTGGCCGCGGCGTCGTACGTCAGCCACCTCGTGCTGCCCGTCCTGGTCATGGTTTTCGCCCACACCCCGCTGCTGATGAAGATGCTCATCCTCAGTCTGGACGAGTCCATCGACGATCCGGCCACGAAGTTCCGGGTCGCCTCCGGGGCACCGCGTTCCATGGTGCTCGCGAGTGTCTACCGCCGGGCCCTGCCCTCGATGGTCGCGACCCTCGGGATGCTGTTCGGCATGTTCCTCGGCGGTGCCGTGGTGCTCGAGGCCCTCTTCGGGCTCGGCGGACTCGGCCAGTACGCGGTCGACGCCGTCAACGCCTCCGACGTCTTCGCCCTGCGGTCGTTCCTGCTCGCCACCGCCGCCCTCTGCCTGCTGATCTACCTGCTCGTGGATCTGGCGATCATGCTGCTCGACCCCCGGCGGCGCGCCGGGGTGGACCGGAAGGACCTCTGA
- a CDS encoding Glu/Leu/Phe/Val dehydrogenase dimerization domain-containing protein, whose translation MHIDEVVHSWPGRLCCSRFDEETGAFLTIAVDSTQRGPAAGGTRAMVYESFGDAVRDATRLASSMTSKMVAAGLPMGGGKSVIALPVPRAQLEPEVWQRILDRHAENLAMLNGSYFTGPDIGTGPADMDVLHQRCGFAFGRSEQAGGPGSSAPETAHGVYVAVRAAAREAGMPELDGATVVVQGLGAVGMDVARRLAGQGARLVAADVDALACERAADELGARIIGVDDVLGFAGDVFVPCAVGNMVDDVVASGIDTRVVAGAANNVLASDSAARVLSRRGIVYAPDFVANGGGAIHLIGREVLGWGPEKVAAKVEDIAHTLERIFRTARALRISTDEAAHRLVRESLDQAAA comes from the coding sequence ATGCACATCGACGAGGTCGTCCACAGCTGGCCCGGCCGGCTCTGCTGTTCGCGGTTCGACGAGGAGACGGGGGCGTTCCTGACCATCGCGGTCGACTCGACCCAGCGGGGCCCGGCCGCGGGGGGCACACGCGCCATGGTCTACGAGTCGTTCGGCGACGCCGTGCGGGACGCCACCCGGCTGGCGAGCAGCATGACGTCCAAGATGGTGGCCGCCGGCCTGCCGATGGGCGGCGGCAAGTCCGTCATCGCCCTGCCGGTACCTCGCGCACAGCTGGAACCCGAGGTGTGGCAGCGCATTCTGGACCGTCACGCCGAGAACCTGGCCATGCTCAACGGTTCCTACTTCACCGGCCCCGACATCGGCACCGGCCCGGCGGACATGGACGTGCTGCACCAGCGATGCGGGTTCGCCTTCGGCCGCTCCGAGCAGGCCGGGGGACCGGGCTCCAGCGCCCCCGAGACCGCGCACGGCGTGTACGTGGCGGTGCGAGCCGCCGCCCGCGAGGCCGGCATGCCCGAGCTCGACGGCGCAACCGTGGTGGTCCAGGGCCTCGGGGCCGTCGGGATGGACGTGGCCCGCCGCCTCGCCGGGCAAGGCGCCCGCCTGGTGGCCGCGGACGTCGACGCGCTCGCCTGCGAGCGTGCCGCCGACGAGCTCGGGGCCCGCATCATCGGGGTCGACGACGTCCTGGGGTTCGCCGGTGACGTCTTCGTCCCGTGCGCGGTGGGCAACATGGTGGACGACGTGGTCGCCTCCGGCATCGACACCCGGGTCGTCGCGGGGGCGGCGAACAACGTGCTCGCGAGCGACTCGGCCGCACGGGTCCTGAGCCGGCGCGGGATCGTCTACGCCCCGGACTTCGTGGCCAACGGGGGCGGTGCCATCCACCTGATCGGCCGTGAGGTGCTGGGGTGGGGCCCGGAGAAGGTCGCCGCCAAGGTCGAGGACATCGCGCACACCCTGGAGAGGATCTTCCGGACCGCCCGCGCGCTGCGGATCAGCACGGACGAGGCCGCGCACCGCCTGGTGCGCGAGTCCCTGGACCAGGCCGCCGCCTAG
- a CDS encoding sensor histidine kinase → MGIAGSGSPRVRRHRSLLVRLLLVSLLISLLSIGATAWLAVTSTSRALQQEQSHVLADQAQAYDDLLGYAATHRRWDRVGPLLHDLSTRTGWDLTLTTRDRAPITSTGGGKAPAGQPSAVVDPLNIVPSLDPTVDVGSIDHRAVGPYRITESDQNQLLTLAERSAECARTVTPDKDRATAAVRIATDETGRPRLESRLPTWRRVYEHCRAPALTAPTRTQWEALGKLSEATNRCLDREDLPQVKLDLGFRINYQAEADPDDAPAAQSCVDRARREQLRAHVAPAALLFISSPQAPEQPLVSLSGANIRRIVLVTALVLALTMLLTTLAGLRLVRPLRALIAAVDRPDGTGRAEISSRDEIGRLADAFNELSDRRERLEAQRKAMISDIAHELRTPLSNVRGWLQAAEDNIAARDQALTSSLLEEAVHLQRIIDDLQDLAQADAGELHLYPQELDLAELVALVTQTHRGAADLVGVRIVSQARSGDRVHADATRLRQVIGNLLSNAVRHTPAGGTVEVRATAGAEGVRIDVSDSGGGISAEDLPHVFDRFWRAEKSRGRGGGGSGLGLAIARQLVRAHGGDLTAVSRPGHGSRFTITLSPLPEPDVA, encoded by the coding sequence ATGGGCATCGCCGGCTCGGGCTCACCGCGCGTCCGCCGTCACCGCAGCCTGCTCGTGCGTCTGCTGCTGGTGTCGCTGCTGATCAGCCTGCTCTCGATCGGGGCGACCGCCTGGCTGGCCGTCACCTCCACCAGCCGGGCCCTGCAGCAGGAGCAGAGCCATGTGCTGGCCGACCAGGCCCAGGCCTACGACGACCTGCTCGGGTACGCCGCCACCCACCGCCGCTGGGACCGGGTCGGCCCGCTGCTGCACGACCTCAGCACCCGCACCGGCTGGGATCTCACCCTGACCACACGGGACCGGGCCCCGATCACCTCCACCGGCGGCGGGAAGGCCCCGGCCGGGCAGCCCTCGGCGGTGGTCGACCCGCTGAACATCGTCCCCAGCCTGGACCCCACCGTGGACGTCGGCTCGATCGACCACCGCGCGGTCGGCCCCTACCGGATCACCGAGTCCGACCAGAACCAGCTCCTCACCCTCGCCGAGCGCTCGGCCGAGTGCGCCCGCACCGTCACCCCGGACAAGGACCGGGCCACGGCGGCGGTGCGGATCGCGACCGACGAGACCGGGCGGCCCCGCCTGGAGTCGCGCCTGCCCACCTGGCGCCGGGTCTACGAACATTGCCGCGCCCCGGCCCTGACCGCCCCCACCCGGACCCAGTGGGAGGCCCTCGGCAAGCTGTCCGAGGCGACGAACCGATGCCTGGACCGCGAGGACCTGCCGCAGGTGAAGCTGGATCTCGGCTTCCGGATCAACTACCAGGCGGAGGCCGACCCGGACGACGCACCGGCCGCCCAGTCCTGTGTGGACCGGGCCCGCCGCGAGCAGCTCCGGGCGCACGTGGCCCCGGCCGCCCTGTTGTTCATCAGCTCGCCCCAGGCGCCCGAGCAGCCCCTGGTCAGCCTGTCCGGTGCCAACATCCGGCGCATCGTGCTGGTCACCGCCCTCGTCCTGGCCCTGACCATGCTGTTGACCACCCTGGCCGGGCTGCGCCTGGTGCGCCCGTTGCGGGCGCTGATCGCCGCCGTGGACCGCCCGGACGGCACCGGCCGGGCGGAGATCTCGTCCAGGGACGAGATCGGGCGGCTGGCCGACGCTTTCAACGAGCTGTCGGACCGGCGCGAGCGGCTGGAGGCGCAGCGCAAGGCGATGATCAGCGACATCGCCCACGAGCTGCGCACGCCGCTGAGCAACGTGCGGGGCTGGCTGCAGGCCGCCGAGGACAACATCGCCGCCCGTGACCAGGCGCTGACCAGCTCGCTGCTGGAGGAGGCGGTTCACCTGCAGCGCATCATCGACGACCTGCAGGACCTGGCCCAGGCCGACGCGGGTGAGCTGCACCTGTACCCGCAGGAGCTGGATCTGGCCGAGCTGGTCGCGCTGGTCACCCAGACCCACCGGGGCGCGGCCGATCTGGTGGGGGTGCGCATCGTGAGCCAGGCACGCAGCGGCGACCGGGTGCACGCGGACGCGACCCGGCTGCGTCAGGTGATCGGCAATCTGCTGTCCAACGCGGTGCGTCACACGCCGGCCGGCGGCACCGTGGAGGTCCGGGCCACGGCGGGCGCCGAGGGGGTGCGAATCGACGTCAGCGACAGCGGTGGCGGGATCAGCGCCGAGGACCTCCCGCACGTGTTCGACCGGTTCTGGCGGGCCGAGAAGTCGCGGGGGCGGGGCGGGGGCGGCAGTGGCCTGGGGCTGGCCATCGCCCGTCAGCTGGTGCGTGCGCACGGTGGCGATCTGACGGCCGTCAGCCGTCCGGGCCACGGCAGCCGGTTCACGATCACGCTCAGCCCCCTCCCGGAGCCGGACGTCGCGTGA
- a CDS encoding Lrp/AsnC family transcriptional regulator, translated as MAASLDEVDRRILAALHEDGRLSVRTLAEKVHVSRANAYARIERLRSLGVIRGFTAEIDYSAAGYASAYVTLTLHQEQWRDVRRQLRELPGVAHIALVGGEYDVLLLVRARDNEQLRSVVLERIQAIEGVVSTRTLLVFEEPASLADPLMLDRPVS; from the coding sequence GTGGCTGCCTCACTCGACGAGGTCGACCGCCGGATCCTCGCCGCCCTGCACGAAGACGGCCGGCTGTCGGTGCGGACCCTGGCCGAGAAGGTCCACGTCTCGCGGGCGAACGCGTACGCCCGGATCGAGCGGCTGCGCAGTCTCGGCGTCATCCGGGGGTTCACGGCCGAGATCGACTACTCGGCGGCCGGGTACGCCTCGGCCTACGTCACCCTGACCCTGCACCAGGAGCAGTGGCGCGACGTGCGCCGGCAGCTGCGTGAGCTGCCCGGCGTCGCACACATCGCCCTGGTCGGGGGCGAGTACGACGTCCTGCTCCTGGTGCGGGCCCGCGACAACGAACAACTGCGCTCGGTCGTGCTGGAACGCATCCAGGCGATCGAGGGGGTGGTCAGCACCCGCACGCTCCTGGTGTTCGAGGAGCCCGCGTCGCTGGCCGACCCGCTGATGCTCGACCGCCCCGTCAGCTAG
- a CDS encoding SDR family NAD(P)-dependent oxidoreductase, whose amino-acid sequence MAQNPVAVITGGASGIGQALAVEYARAGVDTVVGYFPGDPHDPHHTEEQVRAAGGSVRMLPADVRSSADCEALVTAAVGHYGRLDCVVANAGILRRTALADMSDERWDELLSVDLGGVMRVFRSAVPHLSAGSSLLAVSSITGGVFGASERSHYAAAKAGVVGLVRGLAVELGPRGIRVNALLPGLVETPQSLDATNSAGAETLARLAEGVPLRRTAQPEEIARVARFLTSPDASYITGTDIRVDGGITVVQPS is encoded by the coding sequence ATGGCCCAGAATCCAGTAGCGGTGATCACCGGCGGCGCCAGCGGAATCGGGCAGGCACTCGCGGTCGAATACGCGAGGGCGGGCGTCGACACCGTGGTCGGGTACTTTCCCGGCGACCCCCACGACCCCCACCACACCGAGGAACAGGTCCGGGCCGCGGGCGGGTCGGTGCGGATGCTGCCCGCCGACGTCCGCAGTTCCGCCGACTGCGAAGCCCTGGTCACAGCCGCGGTCGGCCATTACGGACGACTGGACTGCGTGGTCGCGAACGCGGGCATCCTGCGGCGCACGGCCCTGGCGGACATGAGCGACGAGCGATGGGACGAACTGCTGTCGGTCGACCTGGGCGGGGTCATGCGGGTCTTCCGTTCCGCTGTCCCCCACCTGTCGGCCGGCTCCTCCCTGCTGGCGGTGTCGTCCATCACCGGCGGGGTTTTCGGCGCCTCCGAGCGGTCTCACTACGCAGCCGCCAAGGCCGGGGTGGTCGGCCTGGTGCGCGGACTCGCGGTCGAGCTCGGCCCCCGCGGGATCCGGGTGAACGCCCTCCTGCCGGGCCTCGTCGAGACACCTCAGTCCCTCGACGCGACCAACTCCGCGGGCGCCGAGACGCTGGCCCGGCTCGCCGAGGGAGTGCCCTTGCGCCGAACGGCCCAACCCGAGGAAATCGCCCGGGTCGCCCGCTTCCTCACCAGTCCCGACGCTTCGTACATCACCGGCACCGACATCCGCGTCGACGGCGGCATCACCGTCGTTCAGCCCTCCTGA
- a CDS encoding DUF6282 family protein: MATDLTDVLVGAVDLHRHGYPEISERLRTPLSDVDDVRLCRDAGMAATVLKSHTWPTTGRAQLIEQAVPGIRVVPSVTLNHFAGGMRPEIIELAARQGARVVYLPTAGARSDILRGGISQRIAGEITHYHPDPDEGVVVTNDDGELTEMFRKCLDVLDEWPMLVYSGHLSAPEALAILRDGRLRDRFVLSHPDSHSIGASDSEVVTAAGLGAYIEICALGVHPKIDRVTPADLARTVRAVGAERCVITSDYFFPWSPPSSVTLHEFAVALFDEGITRDELDLMLKTNPRRLIGLTGDE; this comes from the coding sequence GTGGCTACAGACCTCACCGACGTTCTCGTCGGCGCGGTCGACCTGCACCGGCACGGATACCCCGAGATCTCCGAGCGGCTGCGCACCCCCCTGTCCGACGTCGACGACGTGCGCCTGTGCCGTGACGCCGGCATGGCCGCCACCGTGCTGAAGTCGCACACCTGGCCGACCACCGGCCGGGCCCAGCTGATCGAGCAGGCCGTTCCGGGCATCCGGGTCGTCCCCAGCGTCACGCTGAACCACTTCGCCGGTGGAATGCGGCCCGAGATCATCGAACTCGCGGCCCGCCAGGGGGCCCGGGTCGTCTATCTGCCCACCGCCGGCGCCCGCAGCGACATCCTGCGCGGAGGCATCTCGCAACGCATCGCCGGCGAGATCACGCACTACCATCCCGATCCGGACGAGGGGGTCGTGGTGACGAATGATGACGGCGAACTGACCGAGATGTTCCGAAAATGCCTGGACGTGCTGGATGAATGGCCGATGCTGGTCTACTCCGGGCATCTCAGCGCGCCGGAAGCACTGGCGATCCTGCGCGACGGCCGCCTGAGAGACCGGTTCGTGCTGTCCCACCCCGACAGTCATTCGATCGGGGCCAGCGACTCCGAAGTGGTGACCGCGGCCGGGCTCGGGGCCTACATCGAGATCTGCGCGCTGGGAGTGCATCCCAAGATCGACCGGGTCACGCCCGCCGATCTCGCCCGAACCGTCCGGGCCGTGGGCGCCGAGCGTTGCGTGATCACCTCGGACTACTTCTTCCCGTGGAGCCCACCCTCGAGCGTGACCCTTCACGAGTTCGCGGTGGCCCTGTTCGACGAGGGCATCACCCGTGACGAGCTCGATCTGATGCTGAAAACCAACCCCCGCCGCCTGATCGGTCTGACCGGCGATGAATGA
- a CDS encoding ABC transporter ATP-binding protein: MDSTTESRPVLEVRDLSVRYGNSVAVSGASFTIARGQRVAVVGESGSGKTSLANAIAGFVDPMSAVVESEVLSLDGSALQRTFTAGRQERIPRRTPGLSMVFQDAMSSLDPVWTVGSQLTAVLRSTERCTRSEARERATDLLDRVGIVDPRRVMRARPHELSGGMRQRVMIAIALSGRPALLIADEPTSALDASVAVRTMKLLVELTRTQGTALLMVTHDIELCRRFTDHVIVMYRGEIVEQLPSARLDEAEHPYTQGLLQCVPTLASAGLEQLPTFESVRRSIEEVTG; the protein is encoded by the coding sequence ATGGACAGCACCACCGAATCGCGACCCGTTCTCGAGGTGAGGGACCTCAGCGTCCGCTACGGGAACAGCGTGGCGGTCAGCGGGGCATCCTTCACGATCGCCCGGGGCCAGCGCGTGGCCGTCGTCGGCGAGTCCGGCTCCGGCAAGACCAGCCTGGCCAATGCGATCGCCGGATTCGTCGACCCGATGAGCGCGGTCGTGGAGTCGGAGGTGCTGTCCCTGGACGGTTCGGCGCTCCAGCGGACCTTCACCGCGGGGAGGCAGGAGCGCATCCCTCGCCGTACCCCGGGGCTGTCCATGGTCTTTCAGGACGCGATGAGCAGTCTGGACCCGGTCTGGACGGTCGGGAGCCAGCTGACCGCGGTGCTGCGCTCCACCGAGCGCTGCACCCGCTCCGAGGCCCGGGAGCGGGCCACCGACCTGCTCGACCGGGTCGGCATCGTCGACCCGCGACGGGTGATGAGAGCCCGCCCGCACGAACTCTCGGGCGGTATGCGCCAACGGGTCATGATCGCCATCGCCCTGTCCGGCCGGCCCGCCCTGCTCATCGCCGACGAACCCACCAGCGCACTGGACGCGTCGGTGGCCGTACGCACGATGAAGCTCCTGGTCGAGCTGACCCGGACCCAGGGAACGGCCCTGCTGATGGTCACGCACGACATCGAGTTGTGCCGCCGTTTCACCGACCACGTGATCGTGATGTACCGCGGCGAGATCGTCGAGCAGTTGCCGTCGGCCCGGCTGGACGAGGCGGAACATCCCTACACCCAGGGACTCCTGCAGTGCGTGCCCACGCTGGCCAGCGCGGGCCTGGAGCAGCTGCCGACCTTCGAGTCGGTCCGCCGATCGATCGAGGAGGTGACCGGATGA